The genomic segment CCGAGGAGGTCGCTGGAGACGCTCCGCAGGAGGATCCTGTCGGGGTAGCGCTCCTTGAGGCGTGCGAAGACCCAGGCGTCGAGGTTCTGCGTGATCAGGAAGGTGATCCAGGAGGCGACGACGATCCTGAGGCTCTGGGCGAAGACGTCCTGCCACATCTCCTCGTAGGCGAAGAAGGGGGCGGGCGTGAGGGTGTTGGTCATGACGATGAAGGTGACCAGGAGCACCTGCGAGAGGAAGGCGATGCCGATGGCGATGTGGGTCATCCTCTCGCCATAGACCTCGTTGATCATGTCGATGGCCTGCGAGAGGAAAGGATAGATGAAAACCGCGGCAGGGGCGAGGAAGACGGCGATGCCGAGGTCGAACTCCACGATCCGCGTGGCGATGATCTGCGAGGCCGCGAGGTAGACGACATAGAAGCCGACAAGGGCGGCGTAGCCGTACTCCCGGTGGTTCCTGATGATGTACGCCGAGGCGTAGGTGACGATGGTGAGGCTGACGACCCAGTAGAGCCAGACGATGGGGATATCCATTTTCCTTATTTTGTTGGATGGCCCGGGTATTAGTTACTGTGTTGATGAAATCCTAGCAACATTAGGGAATTTATTTAATAATCGCAAAATGAAGTCCGTGTTATTATACCCTTTATCAGATCTTTGAATCGATTTTAAATTTTGTTGATAGATTACTTCAACCGAAGATAAATTTCATGAGACTTGCCTTTTGATCAGGAAGATCTAAACATTTAGAATTCTGGAGTCTGAATACCGGAAAGGAGGTCGTCGCTGCCATGAGCGGTCGGGATGGCATGACGGCGCCTCAGTGCAGAAAGGCGTGCAATGAAAAGGGGCGGAAAATATCACCAGTTGAAAGTGCTTCGATGCGACGGTCTCTTATCCCGTAGATTGAGAAAAAGGAAATTATCCCCTATCTTTACTGAGGTACGAGTCACACATTTTGTCAGGTGTAGGTCCCCGGTCAGGGAGGCAAAACCTGTTTTTTACTGAGTGCCGAGTGCGAGGGACACTCCCTGCTCAATACACTCAATACCCTCACTCTGGCATCTCATCTTGCTGAGGGTTACCCCTTTGTTATACAGGGTTTCTGCATTATTTGGGTCGTACGTGAGGGCCAAGTCGTAGCATGATATTGCTTCCTCATATCTGCCAAGCATATCCAGAACATTCCCCTTTGAGTGGAACGCCCGGGCATGTTTGGGGTCAATCTCAAGAACTCGGTCATAGATCTCAATAGCTTTTGCATATTCGCTGCGATACTTCTTTTCATTCGCCTGGTGTAGCGTGATCTCTACAAGAGGATCACGCCTCGTTACGGTCCGTGTATCAGCACTGGACCCGCTGGTTTTTGCCATGATATTTACGTCGATGCTGAAATATATAATATTTTCTAATATCGAAAAACGATCGTATAAATAATTTCTTATGCTTTGGCAGGTCATTTATAAAATTTACCTTGCCCCGAATCCAACATCCATTTGGACCCGGGATAAACAGGGCCATGGGCCCCTTATCATTTATCGAAGGTTATCTTTCCGATACTGATACCGGCGCGAAAAACCTCATCACCGGGTTCCTCAACCAGGTGGTGCTCGCAGAGGCACTCCAGCAGGGGAGAGCCGGGCAGTACGAGCGAACCGATGCGCGTACGGCATACTGAAACGGCTACAAGAACTGATCCCTGAAGACCTGGTATGGGGATACCGTTCTCCAGAAACCACAGTCCCGCGAGTTTCCATCCGAGACAGAGGTCTTCGGGCGCTATGCCCGGGTGGAGAGGGCCCTCGCGGACACTATCTCTGAATCCTATCTGCAGGATGTTTCGACCAGAAAGATCCAGGGAATGATCTCGATAAAAAGGTCCAGGGGATCCTGAGTATTATAAAAATGGTGCTCTCAAAAAGAAGTCAGGAGTACCGTACTGTGTGTGGTATTGCTGCTGAGCGAGACTACAACGCTGCAGTGAATATTCGTCGCGTGGGGATGAAACGGCCCTTTGAGCCCGTGGAAATGCATAGCATTTCCCAGCCAGGGAAATTTTCGATTTCTCGTGTTGTGGAGATTACACCCCCCCGTAACATCTCTGTGATGCACGCAATTATCCATGATGGCTGTGAAACCCCGCCCAAACAGGTGCGGGGCAGTTCACCGGCCTTATCCGAGAAGATGTTTCTTTTCTACGATTGACTGAACATAGAGCAGAACGAACTGCGACAGTCCGAAGCATACCAGAATAATGACAATAAAAATACCCGGAACCAGGTTTTCGATCAGCATTGACACGCCGAGGAGAATCATCATGATGACAATAAGCAGTGCCAGGGCAAGCAGCACCAGCACCAGCAGAAGATCTTTTCCTTCCAGTTTTTTGGCGGGGTTCTCTGACTTTGGTTTCGGCCTGATCAGGGTGGAGAGAAGATAAAGTCCTGCGAGAATGAGGAAAACTCCGATAAAGATAACAAGAAACTCAACAATCGTGTCAGGAACAATGATAGCGAACGCACCGACCGCAACAAACGCCATCCCCACAAGGAAGAAAATCCAGTTGCGTTTGAACGAGAACGTCATCATAACGCCGCAGACCAGCGCCTGAACGCCAAGCAGCACTATCAGGGTACCATGCATGGCGCTCAGAGCATACGGCAGTAACCCGAGGTACACCGGGACCAGCAGGCAGCCGAAAATCAGCATGTAGAAACCAAACTGCATTCCCATGACAGTACCGGGGGACATGCCCGGGGTGTTTGCGGATATCCCGGGTTCGGCGTGGAGCGAATACTCTTTCTGCAGAATAAAAGCAAGATAGAACAGGGCACTGCCGAAGAGCAGAGCGGCAACCGCCAGAAGTTCGGTTGAAAGGAGGGCAGGCAGGTAAATCCGCACTGCAATCAATGCTGCAATCAGCATCTCCAGAACGGAGACTGCTGCACAGTTGACAGTAAGGTGCGCGGTTACCCCATCACCCGGTGTTTTCCAGAACCGGGACGTCTCATTTGCAAAAAAAATCTGCAAAAGCAGCAGAATACCGCCCGCTCCGAAGGCGATCATCACCAGAAACTTCGGGATGTCGCCAAAAATTCCTGGAATAAAACTGGTGACAATACCGATCAGAGTGATGATGATCCCCGGAATAAGTACCGACCATGATCTCTGCACAAATCCAAACGGAATTTTTCCTATCGTTTGCAGCTGCAGGCCGAATATAACCAGAAGGAGACCGTACACGCCGTCCCTGTAGTAGGGCAATGCTCCTGCGGCGACCGAAAACAGCACGGCACCGATGACGAGCATTATCAGGCCAACGGCCAGAATAAAAATCACCTCCCGGTGAATGTCCGTCTCTTCCAATATTTTCATATTTTATCCCTCAATTGCAGCATTTTTATCTGGCTTTCAGAATTTTCGAGTTTTTTTTGCAGATTTTTCATGCATGTATTCCGAAAATTTTGATTTATTTTGCAATACACATAATACTCATAAAAACCTGATAAAAACATAAAATGCGAGGCATATATCACTTAAGTTACCGTTGCATTTCCCCCATCAAATATTTTTCTTTTTTTATCTTGCAGGGTAAAGGGACAGGGCGAGAAGCCCCGGTCAATAGGTGCGGGGGGGTCTGACCGCCTCTTAAAGGGAGCGAGCGTGCAAGGCCCATACACAAATCCGACACCGCAAAACCGGGAGCATCAGTCGAAAGTGCTTGTGACGGCAGGAGATACCGGGGGCATCGTGATGATTATCGGCCGCGTGTTGCCTCTGGAAATACCTTTTCCGGAGGGCTCAGGAGCAAAGACCCGAGGCAGTTCTCATCATCTGAGAGTGCATGCAACCGGGCGGCGTGATGAATAGAGCATCTGCCAGAGAGAAGAGATCAAATAACAGGCATGAAGAGAAACTTTCGCTCCCCCATACGACGCCTCACGACGCATCGGGGGGATGAACCGTATAGACATGGACGAATTTCTGGCCGGAATAAACCGTATCCGTTGCTGTCTTAGTAGATTTTCCTGCCAGGACAACAACTCCTTCATCATTCCAGGGTTCATGCCCGGTGAGAACAACAGCTCCCTCTTTCTTTCCGTAGGCAGTAAGTGCTACATCTTTCAGTGTCAGGGATTTCCCCGTAATACCTGCCCGGAAACCGTACGCCTCGATCATCCCGCGTCTCATGAAAATCTCTCCGCAGGGCACTGATATCGCGTAACTCTCACCGTTAATCGTCATTATACTTCCTGCAGCCAGATTTCCTTTCTCAACAGCAATACCGCAGCCTCCCGAATCCGTCATCCTTGCATTGGTAATGCCGATAATCCCGGCAAAAACCTCCATCGACCCTGACTGGAGCAATATCCCGAATTCATCCCCGAAAATCTCTATTGCACCACCGGAAATCACCAGATTGCCGCTCTCCAGAACAACTCCACCGAACTGCCCGGTAACCTGGAGAGCACCTCCCTGAAGACTGATATCGCCGGTTGTATAAATTCCCACATTGCCGGTTGCGTCCACCGTTACCGTATCAACGAGGATCAGAGCGCCGCCCCGTATATTCAGACCAATCTCCTCACCTGCAACCTTCATAGTCGCGGCTTCAATCTTCAATGACCTACACGAAAATCCTATAGTGCCGGAAGCCGAAAGGAGACCAATATGATCTAATACTACATCCCCTGCCACATCCAGTCCGCATTTCCGGCCTGATGCTGCGAGGGATCCTCCATTCGTTATTTTCATCTGTTCTCCGGAGATCCGCATACCGTCCTGTGCCACCCCGGAGAAAGAGATCTCCCCTCCGGACTGGGAATAGGAACCATTCACCACAATTCCACTGATTTTGCCGACTCCCGTAATCAGGCCGTTGGAGATTTCCGCGTTTCCCGAGATCTGCATTGCCGTATCTCCCTGAAGCATCAGGATCCCCCCGGCACAGTTCATATCGCCACCAACGGATATCCCCGTCCCTCCTGATGCAGAGATGTTCGCATTTTGAATGTGCAGGTTTCCTTCAACAGCGATGGCAGTTTTTCCGGAAGATTCGCATCTAGAGCCGGATACTTCCATCTCCTCGGACACGAAAAGTCCGCAGTCCTCCCCGGAGAATGTTATAACACTTCCGACAATACTGCACGAACCGTTTACCTGCACACAGGAGGTTCCATTCAGGGTACCGTGTATCATTTTGGTGGAGAAGCTGCCATGTTCGAGGCGGATGCAAGTATCCCCGCAGATGAAGTCACTATCACAGCAGGTGAGTGCGAGAGAACCGTGGTGAATCAGAACTCCGCAGCCGTTGGGACTCTCGATCTGCTGAACGCCATCAATCTGGTTCAAATCTCCCGCAAGGTCGATTCCTGCATCAATTCCAAAGATTTTCAGGACGGGCTTGGTGGATGCATTCAATCCACCCGACACCGATTTGATTGCCGTCGTTTCTGAACGGACGTCAATGACACAATAGTCTGTGAGGGTGATAGTTCCCGAGGCAAAGATCCCGTACTCTTTTGTCCGGATTTTGAGGAATACACCTGTTATTTCCAGTGTGCCCGACTCAACGAAGATCCCCCCTTCATCTCCCCGAATGGACAGAAACATAGCACCTGAGAGTTTCAGGTTTCCCCGGTGAATGTGAATTCCCGGCCCGTGAGCACTGTCTATCTGGTTGTCTATCTGATCGAGCCGGATGGTGATGTCTCCGGTTGCATGAATTGCCGAGCCGTGATAGTTGGAGAGGACAAGGGTGCGTGTTTCTGCAACCCAGTTCCATCCCTTGCCATAACAGTCGTCTTCGACGGAGTAGGATTTGCCGTCGATGGTAAACTCGTCCCCGGCATTTTGCGGCCCGGACCCGTATCGACTGCTGTTTGCGGCATCAAGATTGGTATGCGGTGTATTGTCTCTCTGTTTCGCGCAGAAGAGTTCGTACTCAAGTTCCTGCTGCAGTACCGGGCCGGCAATAGCCAGAAGACCGGTACAGTGAGCGATCACCCTGTCGAAATCCCCGCACCGCCGCATGGTATCAAGGACTGGAACCCATTTTTCCGGGGGGACGTCGGCAAATGTTTTGTTGTCTGCAAATACCAGGGACAGGGCTTTTTTCCGGCAGGAAACAGCTAATTCCATATCGAGTAAACTGTCAGCGCACCATGCGGCGGAGATATAATACTCTATAGCTTTTTCCGGGTTGTTTTCCGCCAGCCGGACGAGTGCGGCACGCAGGTAGAGGGAAGGAGACGAGGGGATTTCGGGATTTTGGAGACTGCAATAGTCAGGCGACTGCAGGAACTCTCTGGCGATTGATGTTTTCTCCTCGATGTCTTCAGCGATGTATCCACAGTGCGGACAGACTTCGAGGAGGTGCCTGAGAATGTACTCTGTCAGTTCCTTAGGACGACCTTCAAGTTCCACTATTCCCGATGGTCCGGCTGTACCTGGATGCACCGGAGATGCAATTTTATTCTGCTCCGATGGTTTATGGCAGACGAAACAGGTTTTGTGGATGGTCTTGATATGCGACATTGCAATCTTAACGTGTTTTATAGTATGGGTGGGTTCCTAAAGGTAAATTAGATAACTCCTCGCTACTTTGTGTTGGTCAAAACAGTACCCTTCACTGTTTTGTCCACCTACCCCGTCAGAAGGCCCTTGATCGAGAAAGATCTCTTCCTTCTTGCGTTGAATATTCAGGATACCGGCCCTGTAGAAACCCTCCTGATGTGGTCATGCATCCTCCTTGATCACGCTTGAACACAGATCCGCTGCTTTCCCGATAGTGTTCGCCGGGAATAGCAGAAATCCTCAGATTTCTTTTATCGCCGCACCTGGTAGCCCGCTTGCATGAGGAGCAGGACCGCCCTCTCGTCCCACCGGGCGTCGTCGTCCTCGCGGATGACGGCGACCTGCGTCTCCCAGACCTCTTTCAGGGCCGGGTCGTCCGCCGCGAGGTGGCGCCTCTCCATCACCCTCCCCGCCCTCGTCCCCCCTGCGTTCAGGATGAGGAGTCTCCAGCAGCGGTACTCCTGGCAGATGTCGGGCCTCGTGTCGTGGATGGTGCAGCACGCCTTCCCGTCGGCGGGATCCTCGCGGAGGAAGGGGCAGGCCAGAGGCCACCTCTCGAAAATGCTCCTGTCGGGGAGGAGATGGGTTTTGTCCGGGTCGATCCTGACGGCGTGCACCTCACAGGTGTACCTGTTCTCCATCAGGAAACTCCCGTCGCCGCACTCCTCCCTCACGACATGGACGTCGCCCATCTGGCTGCAGCACTCCCCGCACCGGATACACGCGAATGGCATTTGATATTCTCCTCCTTATAGTGAGAAGTTATCTCGCTTTGGCATGTGTATGCTCTGGTTTCGAGTGGCGACATATGATACAGTGACTAACAAATTGGTTTTATGAAGGATCCAGATTCTCAGGACGATTCAGAAGAGTAGAAATCGTCTTATTTATTTATTATCGACTAGATGTCCACCTCTACTGTCCAAACGGTCCCTTAAACAACCAAAATATAAAATAGAAATCTATAATCATACAGATCCCCAAAGTGAAGATTGTAATGAACCAATTAATTCGCCTTGCAGCAAATGCACTCCCTGGCGAAAAGAAATATGTTCTCTTTGCCGGTGCTGGTGTTTCAAAAGATGCAGGTATTCCTTCGGCATGGGATCTGATGCTTGAAACGGCCAAATATTTCTATCTGGATGAACATCCCGGGAAAGAGGCGAAAGAAATAACAGACACAGAACTTGGAGACTGGTTTGTTCAAAGCAAATATGCAGATCTGGAATACGCTGAATTGATCGGCGGGATTTACAAAACTTCTTCGGAGCAGCAGAGTTTTCTTAATAAATTTCTTGGTAACCATGAACCCGGAGATGCACATCGTGCCATAGCCGAGATGGCTCGACGCGGGATCTTGCGTGCAATTGTTACAACAAATTTTGATCACTGTCTTGAAAAAGCGCTCAAGGAAAAAGGTCTGGACGTACAGGTCATTGCAAGTGATGAAGTCCTTGAAACAACGGAACCGTTGATCAATTGCAAAAAAGTTCGTCTGTACAAGCCACATGGAACTCTTGGCGAAGGTGTCTTAAGAAACACACCGAAGGATCTTGGATCACTCTCACCATCAATGGAGACAGAATTAATTCGCCTGCTGAGCGAACATGGTGTAATTATTATCGGTTATTCAGGCAGAGATCCCGGGATCATGAAGGTGCTTAAAGCTCGGAAAAACACATATTATCCAATGTTCTGGGTGAACCCGGAGCTTCCATCAGACGAAGCGCAAAAAATTATTGACGACGAACATGTTGTATATCTGCCGTGTAAAGGTGCCGGTGCATTCCTCAATGATTTGATAACATTTCAGGACAGGATACGCGCTCTTGCTCCGTCAGGATCCTCCGGAGGTCCATCAATACCAGAACTGAAAGCGGCGCTTTCTGGGAGCGAACCTGCAGTTCCAATCTATCAAGATTTTTTGAAGGGAGTGTATCAAGATCTTGAACAAATAAAGCCGGATTTTTCTCGCTTTGACAACTATGACGAGGCGATCTACAATCAAATAGAGATCGGAGAGAACATATCCTACCGGTTCATTGAGGCAGCACTTCTTGCAGCACGATATGACGCTGCGGAGGTATTAAAAACAATATATGATTATTTCGGCCAATACTTGAAACTTTATGATGTTCCTGAAGGATTCAATGGTACATTTAGACCCTCGGATTTTGATGGATACAAATTCCTAATCCATGAAATGTTTCTTGGATTTGTCGCAGCTCTCATTCGATCCGACAAATGGGCTATCCTTGGTACCCTTCTGAGACACGAACTGTTTACTGAGGATCATAGAGGAGCGCGTTATAAGAATTATGCCTATATTAATGAGAACATTAGTTCTTTGGATGATGAACGAAATAATAGACTCAATTTGCGTAGAATTAGTGTATCTACGGACATATTGAAAAAACGATTTACAGATGATAATCTGTCAGGACTTCTTCTTTTCAGAGATATTATTGACGCAGATATTTTCCTGTTTCAATATTCTGTACATAATATCAATGACACTGAACGTTTCACTAGAAAAAGATGGAAACCAAGAACCATAATCTATCTCAATTATGAAGCACCAAATTATCTGAAACGATCTGAAAGCAAAGAGTATTTCTCCAAAGTGTCTGGTGCCCTAGGTTATACCACTTCTGAAGAATTTATCAAGGATCTCCAACGAGGTCGTGAGGAGTTTGATCGTTATGGGGGGTATTTCGATGTGGATTATCCAATTAGTTATGTTGACGTTGAAAAACTTGGCTCAAAATTGTAATAGTTAAAATTAGCTCTGTAAAATCAGACATTGGATAGGAGCGCACCTCCGGAATACAACATGAATATTTTTATATAGCAAACTCTCTAGATTGCTTTTTTTGTGTGGGGGGCTGGCACTATTTATTCCGCCCGAGTGCCTTTCACTCAGGAGTCTACACTGCCCTGCTCTCTTCATCTCCCTGACCTCTATTTTCCCCTCTCCAGAAAACCCTATCACGCCTGCCCGCTCATAAACATCCCGATCATGGCCCGCGAGACGATACAGCCCGCCGGACGCCTCAGGGAGACCCTGCGACGGATCGACGGCCGGGGATATAAGGCGTACAGGGACTGCGAGGGGGCCTACGCCTTCGACGGCTTCACCCTCCTCATCGACCACGCCCAGGCCGACCCCTTCGCCGCCCCGAGCAGGGTGCGGGTGCGGGTCGAGACGGACGTCGCGGGCTTCCCGGCCAGGTGTCTCTCGACGAAGACCCGCGAGGTTGCGTTCAGGGATTTCCTGGCCAGGGCGTTCGCCGCGGCCGTCGACGCGATCGAGCCGGCCCGCCGGGGGAGCGGGAGGAGCGGGCAGGTCGCCGTCGCCAGACCCGGCCAGGAGGTGCTGGAGCGCTCCTCCGTCGTCGTCACGCCGGAGGGCGCGGTCGAGGTGCGGTTCACCGTCGGCCTCCCGGCACGCGGCCGGACCGTGCTCGGGAGGGAGGCGGAGGAGATCTTCTTCGAGGACGTCCCGGCCCTGGTGCGGGCCTCCCTCCTGTACGCCGCCGTCGACGCCGCCGCCCTCGACCGCCACCTCGCGGTGAGCGAGGACGCCGACCATCTCAGGGCCGCGCTCCGGGACCGCGGCCTCGTCGCCTTCGTCGCCGACGGCGCACTCCTGCCGCGGGCGAGCGGGGTGGACGACCGCCCCCTCCGCGGCGCCGTCCCCTTCGTCTCACCGCCCTCCCTCCGGGTGACCGTCGACCTCCCGAACCGCGGCGCCGCCACCGGCATGGGCGTGCCCGCCGGGATCACCCTCATCGTCGGCGGCGGCTTCCACGGCAAGTCCACCCTCCTCCGGGCAATCGAGAGGGGCGTCTACACTCACATCCCGGGCGACGGCCGGGAGTACGTCGTCGCCGACCCCGCCGCGGTGAAGGTCCGCGCCGAGGACGGGCGCCGGGTGGAGACGGTCGACATCTCCCCCTTCATCGCCGGCCTCCCCGACGGCAGGGACACCCGCGCCTTCTCCACCGAGAACGCGAGCGGGAGCACCTCGCAGGCGGCGAACATCATGGAGGCCCTGGAGACCGGCGCCCGCGTCCTCCTCATCGACGAGGACACCGCGGCCACGAACATGATGATCCGGGATCGGCGGATGCAGGAACTCGTCGCCGACGATCAGGAACCGATCACGCCCTTCATCGACCGGGCGCAGGCCCTGTACCGCGACCTCGGCGTCTCGACCGTCCTCGTCATCGGCGGGTCGGGCGACTACTTCGACATCGCCGACACCGTCGTCTCCATGCAGGCCTACCGCCCGGAGGACGCCACTGCACGGGCGAAGGCGATCGCCGCCCGCCACGCCCCGGACCGCATCGCCTCCCGGAAGGGCGACGTCGGCACATTCAGGCGGCGGGTGCCGGACGCGGGGAGCATCGACGCCAGCAAGGGCAGGCGGGAGGCGAAGGTGGCGGCCGACGGCGTCCGCGGCATCAGGTTCGGCGTCCACGAGATCGACCTCGCGGCCGTGGCGCAGGTCGTGGACCCGGCCCAGACCGCGGCCATCGCCCATGCCATGCTCAGGGCGAAGCGCCTGATGGACGGGAGGAGGACCCTCGACGAGGTGGTCAGGGCCGTCGCCGCGGAGGTCGAAGAGGACGGCCTCGACACCCTCGCCCCCCACCCTGTCGGCGGCCTTGCGGCCTTCAGGCCCTTCGAACTCGCGGCGGCGATCAATAGACTCAGGACATTCAGGGCAGGGCAGCAAAAGTGACGGCGCCCGGCAGTGTGACCCACCCGGCACCCGCACACGCCACCAGGGCAAATATCGCAAGGTGAAGCGCTGCAAACAGGGGGACAAGCAAAAATTTCGTCTTCTGCGTCTTGTGCCTGAAGACCTTCATCGCCGCCAGCGCGCCGAATGGCCCGAGAAACGCAAGAGTCAGCAGCATGGTCTCCGAGATCCTCCATCGCCTCTGGCGTGCCCGTCCCTTGTCCGCGTAAAACACCGCGGCGGCACCGGCATTCAGGAGGAGATACACGACCAGCAGATCGAGGCCGGGGACGCTCATGGCGACAGTCCCCGGAAAAAAATATGGGCCGGGACCATCCGCCTCACTCAGTCTCCTTTTTGCGCGCCCTGTCATTGAAGATGCCGGAGACCCCGAGCAGGTCGTTTATCCACCGCAATTCGTCGCTGCACTGGATCAGGATGATCAGGAGGAGCGTGATCGGAACGGCAAAGATCATGCCAGGCAGACCGAGGATCCAGCCCCAGATGATGAGCGAGAGGATGACGACCATCGGCGGCAGTTCGAACCGCCTCGATGCGAGCTTTGCATAGATTGGATTTTCGACGACGGCGTTGAGGAGGATGACAATTCCCACGACCGCCGCGGCTCCCCAGATGCCGTACTGGAGCCAGGCAAAGAATATTGCCGGTATGGCCGCGAGGATCAGGCCGATATACGGAATGAAGGCCAGGATGAAGGTGAGGGTCCCCCACAGCACGGCAGAATGGACACCCATGAGCCAGAGCGAGAGGCCGAAGAGGGTGCCATGGATCATGTTCGCCTCAGTCCTGACGATCACAAAATCCATCATGAGTTTGCTCATCTTTTCGACACCCACAAAAGTCTTCGGTTCGAGCGCTATCCCCCGCTTCAGGCGCTCCGAGATGCGGGGGATCTCCAGAACGGCAAACATGGTTGTGATCAGAATAAAAAACAGGTACATCAGGACGTTTCCGAGTCCGATGGCATATGGCCTGACGAAGGTGACGACCTCCCCCAGGTTGAATGAGGTGGGAGCGAGCAGAGAGGAGTCAATGCCAAAGTGCTGAAACAGCAGTATCAGGTCTGAGAGACGCGTCTGCAGGTCCGACTGGTAGGTCGGAAGGTCGTTGAGCAGAGTCTCAAACGAACTGACCGTGATCACCACCCCGATGATCAGCACGACGGCGGCCACGGCCGAGATGACCCCCATGGCCACGATGTCGGGCAGGCCCCGCTTTCTCAGCATTTCCATTGCCGGAAGGGCAAGGATTGTCAGGATCAGGGATACGAGCAGGAGGTTGACGATATATGCACAGTACTGCATCCCGATGACGATCACGAGGAGTGCCGCCAGGATGCCGAGGGTCTGCCGCGTGCCGGAGAGGTCTGAAGGACGGTCCATAGTATAAACCTGTGTCGTACTGGGAGAAGAAAGAATATGATCCTTGGGAATTTATCCGGAGGAGATACGAGGCCAGACCCTCTTTTTGTGCCTGATTTCAGTCTTCTAGAGCACGCAGTCCCGGCAGTCCTCTGCCCCGCAGGCGATGTTCTCGATCTTCCACTTCAGCGCCCACCTCTTGATCTCCCTGACCACGCCGATGATCTCGACGCCGCTCTCTGTCAGGGTGTACTCGCTCTTCACCGGGAAGGTCGAGGCCTCCACCCGCTTCCAGACCAGTCCCTCCTCTTCGAGCTCCTTCAGGCGTGCGGAGAGGACCTTCGAGGTGATCCCGGGCAGTGCGTCCTTCAGTTCGGAGAAACGGCGGGTGTAGCCCTCGCCCTTGTAGAGTTCCAGGAGGACGAGGAGAGTCCACTTCTTTCCGAGGTACGTGAGCGTCGCATTGACGGTGCACCCTTCCTGCATGGTATATCTGTAGAAACTCTCCCCTCCATATACCTTTGTATCCTTAGTATACAGTGTATCTAAAAGATACAAAACAGGAGCACGACCATGTACTGCTATCAGTGTGAAGAGACCGCGAAAGGGTGCGGGTGCACGAGTGTGGGCGTCTGCGGCAAGGACGCGGAGACAGCCGGGCTTCAGGACGTCCTGATCTCCCTGACGAAGGGGATCGCGGTGCGGAACCTCGCGGCGATGGAGAGGGGAGAGGGGAACGGAGAGGCCGGGAGGTTCATCGCCGAGGCCCTCTTTGCGACCCTGACCAACGTGAACTTTGATCGGGAGCGCTTCCACG from the Methanofollis sp. genome contains:
- a CDS encoding ABC-ATPase domain-containing protein, coding for MARETIQPAGRLRETLRRIDGRGYKAYRDCEGAYAFDGFTLLIDHAQADPFAAPSRVRVRVETDVAGFPARCLSTKTREVAFRDFLARAFAAAVDAIEPARRGSGRSGQVAVARPGQEVLERSSVVVTPEGAVEVRFTVGLPARGRTVLGREAEEIFFEDVPALVRASLLYAAVDAAALDRHLAVSEDADHLRAALRDRGLVAFVADGALLPRASGVDDRPLRGAVPFVSPPSLRVTVDLPNRGAATGMGVPAGITLIVGGGFHGKSTLLRAIERGVYTHIPGDGREYVVADPAAVKVRAEDGRRVETVDISPFIAGLPDGRDTRAFSTENASGSTSQAANIMEALETGARVLLIDEDTAATNMMIRDRRMQELVADDQEPITPFIDRAQALYRDLGVSTVLVIGGSGDYFDIADTVVSMQAYRPEDATARAKAIAARHAPDRIASRKGDVGTFRRRVPDAGSIDASKGRREAKVAADGVRGIRFGVHEIDLAAVAQVVDPAQTAAIAHAMLRAKRLMDGRRTLDEVVRAVAAEVEEDGLDTLAPHPVGGLAAFRPFELAAAINRLRTFRAGQQK
- a CDS encoding queuosine precursor transporter, which encodes MDIPIVWLYWVVSLTIVTYASAYIIRNHREYGYAALVGFYVVYLAASQIIATRIVEFDLGIAVFLAPAAVFIYPFLSQAIDMINEVYGERMTHIAIGIAFLSQVLLVTFIVMTNTLTPAPFFAYEEMWQDVFAQSLRIVVASWITFLITQNLDAWVFARLKERYPDRILLRSVSSDLLG
- a CDS encoding transposase, yielding MKTWYGDTVLQKPQSREFPSETEVFGRYARVERALADTISESYLQDVSTRKIQGMISIKRSRGS
- a CDS encoding YkgJ family cysteine cluster protein; the encoded protein is MPFACIRCGECCSQMGDVHVVREECGDGSFLMENRYTCEVHAVRIDPDKTHLLPDRSIFERWPLACPFLREDPADGKACCTIHDTRPDICQEYRCWRLLILNAGGTRAGRVMERRHLAADDPALKEVWETQVAVIREDDDARWDERAVLLLMQAGYQVRR
- a CDS encoding SIR2 family protein; this encodes MKIVMNQLIRLAANALPGEKKYVLFAGAGVSKDAGIPSAWDLMLETAKYFYLDEHPGKEAKEITDTELGDWFVQSKYADLEYAELIGGIYKTSSEQQSFLNKFLGNHEPGDAHRAIAEMARRGILRAIVTTNFDHCLEKALKEKGLDVQVIASDEVLETTEPLINCKKVRLYKPHGTLGEGVLRNTPKDLGSLSPSMETELIRLLSEHGVIIIGYSGRDPGIMKVLKARKNTYYPMFWVNPELPSDEAQKIIDDEHVVYLPCKGAGAFLNDLITFQDRIRALAPSGSSGGPSIPELKAALSGSEPAVPIYQDFLKGVYQDLEQIKPDFSRFDNYDEAIYNQIEIGENISYRFIEAALLAARYDAAEVLKTIYDYFGQYLKLYDVPEGFNGTFRPSDFDGYKFLIHEMFLGFVAALIRSDKWAILGTLLRHELFTEDHRGARYKNYAYINENISSLDDERNNRLNLRRISVSTDILKKRFTDDNLSGLLLFRDIIDADIFLFQYSVHNINDTERFTRKRWKPRTIIYLNYEAPNYLKRSESKEYFSKVSGALGYTTSEEFIKDLQRGREEFDRYGGYFDVDYPISYVDVEKLGSKL
- a CDS encoding tetratricopeptide repeat protein; this translates as MAKTSGSSADTRTVTRRDPLVEITLHQANEKKYRSEYAKAIEIYDRVLEIDPKHARAFHSKGNVLDMLGRYEEAISCYDLALTYDPNNAETLYNKGVTLSKMRCQSEGIECIEQGVSLALGTQ
- a CDS encoding DUF1294 domain-containing protein, whose product is MSVPGLDLLVVYLLLNAGAAAVFYADKGRARQRRWRISETMLLTLAFLGPFGALAAMKVFRHKTQKTKFLLVPLFAALHLAIFALVACAGAGWVTLPGAVTFAALP
- a CDS encoding DUF308 domain-containing protein, producing MKILEETDIHREVIFILAVGLIMLVIGAVLFSVAAGALPYYRDGVYGLLLVIFGLQLQTIGKIPFGFVQRSWSVLIPGIIITLIGIVTSFIPGIFGDIPKFLVMIAFGAGGILLLLQIFFANETSRFWKTPGDGVTAHLTVNCAAVSVLEMLIAALIAVRIYLPALLSTELLAVAALLFGSALFYLAFILQKEYSLHAEPGISANTPGMSPGTVMGMQFGFYMLIFGCLLVPVYLGLLPYALSAMHGTLIVLLGVQALVCGVMMTFSFKRNWIFFLVGMAFVAVGAFAIIVPDTIVEFLVIFIGVFLILAGLYLLSTLIRPKPKSENPAKKLEGKDLLLVLVLLALALLIVIMMILLGVSMLIENLVPGIFIVIILVCFGLSQFVLLYVQSIVEKKHLLG